Proteins from a genomic interval of Chroococcidiopsis thermalis PCC 7203:
- a CDS encoding DUF6439 family protein gives MLQPTKLDRKSSLSEFSTQELAQALLERLSISPDEWHKLKSNRKARANEQAAAAIVFLLKDQPEEALPRLQQAVGWLDRSISAPPCPTHQKGVRSEE, from the coding sequence ATGCTTCAACCTACCAAGTTGGATCGAAAATCATCGTTAAGCGAATTTAGCACGCAGGAACTAGCCCAAGCTTTGCTGGAAAGGTTGTCAATTTCCCCTGATGAGTGGCACAAGCTTAAGTCTAATCGTAAAGCTAGAGCCAACGAACAAGCAGCGGCGGCGATCGTCTTTTTACTTAAAGACCAACCAGAAGAAGCATTACCAAGGTTACAACAGGCAGTTGGCTGGTTAGATCGCTCGATCTCTGCTCCACCTTGCCCTACTCATCAAAAAGGGGTGAGGAGTGAGGAGTGA
- a CDS encoding ChaB family protein, with protein sequence MLYRTNQDLPAEIRDRLPEAAQDLYRAAYNSTIQWYGETAQAHKAALTAVKIYSARNLVTSV encoded by the coding sequence ATGTTATACCGAACCAATCAAGATTTACCTGCGGAAATCCGCGATCGCTTACCTGAAGCAGCACAAGATTTGTATCGAGCTGCTTATAATTCAACCATTCAATGGTATGGAGAAACAGCACAAGCTCATAAAGCAGCTCTAACTGCCGTAAAGATCTATTCTGCCAGAAATTTAGTCACAAGTGTTTAA
- the asnS gene encoding asparagine--tRNA ligase, producing the protein MKRRIIEILRNGQSDESVTVQGWVRTKRDLKGFAFVEVNDGSSLASLQAVLKAEMPDYEATLKQINTGASVEISGVLVPSQGKGQRIELQAETVKVFGDADPETYPLQKKRHSFEFLRTIGHLRSRTNSLGAVFRVRNACATAIHQFFQERSFLWVHTPVITRNDCEGAGELFTVTSLDLKKIPQTENGKIDYSQDFFGGQAFLTVSGQLEAEVMAMAFSNVYTFGPTFRAENSNTSRHLAEFWMVEPEMAFCDLVGNMDLAEAFLKHIFKYVLETCPEDMKFFNQRIDDSVLATADNIINNQFERITYTEAIAQLEKATKTFEYPVEWGLDLQSEHERYLAEELFKKPVIVTDYPKQIKAFYMRVNDDDKTVRAMDVLAPKIGEIIGGSQREERLEVLEKRMQAQDINPDDLWWYLDLRRYGTVPHAGFGLGFERLVQFMTGMGNIRDVIPFPRAPLSAEF; encoded by the coding sequence ATGAAGCGACGCATTATTGAAATTTTACGCAACGGACAATCAGATGAGTCTGTGACAGTTCAGGGTTGGGTACGCACCAAACGCGATTTAAAAGGGTTTGCGTTTGTAGAAGTGAACGATGGATCGTCCCTGGCAAGTTTGCAAGCGGTACTGAAGGCGGAAATGCCAGACTACGAAGCAACTCTGAAGCAGATTAATACAGGCGCTTCGGTGGAAATTAGCGGGGTGCTAGTGCCTTCGCAAGGTAAAGGGCAAAGAATTGAATTGCAAGCCGAAACCGTAAAAGTGTTCGGTGATGCCGATCCCGAAACATACCCATTGCAGAAAAAACGCCACTCATTTGAATTTTTGCGGACAATCGGACATTTGCGATCGCGTACCAATTCGTTAGGGGCAGTTTTTCGCGTCCGTAACGCCTGTGCGACGGCAATCCATCAGTTCTTTCAAGAACGGAGTTTCTTGTGGGTTCACACCCCTGTGATTACCCGTAACGATTGCGAAGGCGCGGGGGAACTATTTACAGTTACGAGTTTGGATCTGAAAAAGATTCCGCAGACTGAAAACGGCAAAATCGATTACAGCCAAGATTTTTTTGGCGGACAAGCTTTTTTAACTGTCAGCGGACAATTAGAAGCTGAAGTCATGGCGATGGCGTTTAGCAACGTCTACACATTTGGTCCTACATTTCGGGCAGAAAATTCTAATACATCTCGACATTTAGCAGAATTTTGGATGGTGGAGCCAGAAATGGCTTTTTGCGATTTAGTGGGAAATATGGATTTAGCAGAAGCGTTTTTAAAGCATATTTTCAAATATGTTTTGGAAACTTGTCCAGAAGATATGAAATTTTTCAATCAGCGAATTGATGATTCTGTGTTGGCAACGGCTGATAATATTATCAACAACCAATTTGAACGAATTACTTATACAGAGGCGATCGCGCAGTTAGAAAAAGCCACAAAAACCTTTGAATATCCGGTTGAGTGGGGATTGGATTTACAATCGGAACACGAACGCTACTTAGCAGAAGAATTATTTAAAAAGCCGGTTATCGTTACCGATTATCCCAAGCAGATTAAAGCCTTTTATATGCGGGTAAACGATGACGATAAAACTGTTCGTGCTATGGACGTTCTCGCGCCTAAGATTGGCGAAATTATTGGTGGCTCTCAACGGGAAGAACGGTTAGAAGTTTTAGAAAAACGGATGCAAGCTCAAGATATCAATCCTGACGATTTGTGGTGGTATTTAGACTTGCGCCGTTATGGTACTGTGCCTCATGCTGGTTTTGGTTTGGGGTTTGAAAGGTTAGTCCAATTTATGACGGGTATGGGCAATATTCGCGATGTCATTCCCTTCCCGCGTGCGCCATTGAGTGCCGAGTTTTAA
- a CDS encoding gamma-glutamyl-gamma-aminobutyrate hydrolase family protein has product MKFQPPLIGITTSGQMLTGNFSLSKFYVEAIRSAGGVPILIPAGEPNLAAMFAQLDGLVFSGGGDIDPDMYNGVCHPTIYNIDPERDRSEISLAQLALATEIPILGICRGLEILVVATGGSLIPHLPDEFGEVIAHRADQALSTEHTVKIAPDTHLAQIVGTLEVPVVSWHHQAVGTIPSEWRIAAKAPDGVIEALEHGNHPWAIALQWHPEMSIQDSSQYRIFHAFVTAARTRMGMWKTA; this is encoded by the coding sequence ATGAAGTTTCAACCGCCTCTGATTGGCATCACCACATCGGGACAGATGCTTACAGGCAATTTCTCTCTATCTAAATTTTATGTGGAAGCAATACGCTCGGCAGGAGGTGTACCGATACTAATTCCAGCGGGAGAACCTAACCTCGCTGCTATGTTTGCTCAGTTAGATGGTTTAGTTTTCTCTGGTGGAGGTGATATCGATCCCGACATGTATAATGGGGTGTGTCATCCTACGATTTACAATATCGACCCAGAACGCGATCGCTCGGAAATTTCTCTAGCGCAATTGGCTTTGGCTACTGAAATACCAATTTTGGGTATTTGTCGCGGCTTAGAAATACTAGTGGTAGCTACTGGTGGCAGCCTGATTCCTCACTTACCCGATGAGTTTGGCGAAGTTATAGCCCATCGAGCTGACCAAGCGCTTTCAACTGAGCATACTGTAAAAATTGCTCCAGATACTCACTTAGCCCAAATTGTCGGTACGTTAGAAGTACCTGTCGTTTCTTGGCATCATCAAGCAGTTGGTACTATTCCCTCTGAGTGGCGGATTGCGGCAAAAGCACCGGATGGAGTCATCGAAGCTTTAGAACACGGAAATCATCCTTGGGCGATCGCGCTACAATGGCATCCTGAAATGTCTATTCAAGATTCATCCCAATATCGGATCTTTCACGCTTTTGTCACTGCGGCAAGAACGAGAATGGGAATGTGGAAAACTGCTTAA
- a CDS encoding ATP-binding protein, which produces MITISSRPVGRNWSTISFASTLYLCSILDLLLAEVPCRLQAELRLGLQEALVNAAKHGNKLDPGKVVIVRFSYTDDHYWWIISDQGCGFERPCCECDTLDPEAYLPSTESENGRGTCILYKIFDRVIWNAAGTELRLGKQMGSRFRLPMLN; this is translated from the coding sequence GTGATTACTATCTCATCGCGTCCAGTTGGGCGTAACTGGAGTACGATTAGCTTTGCCTCTACGCTCTATTTGTGTTCTATCCTCGATTTACTCTTAGCAGAAGTACCGTGTCGGTTGCAAGCAGAACTACGCCTGGGTTTGCAGGAAGCACTAGTTAATGCAGCTAAACACGGGAACAAGCTAGATCCCGGTAAGGTTGTCATCGTCCGATTTTCTTACACGGACGACCATTACTGGTGGATTATTTCCGATCAAGGTTGCGGTTTTGAGCGTCCTTGCTGTGAGTGCGACACTCTCGATCCTGAAGCGTATTTGCCTTCAACAGAATCGGAAAACGGTCGCGGTACTTGTATTCTATATAAAATCTTCGATCGCGTAATTTGGAACGCAGCCGGAACAGAACTCAGACTTGGTAAGCAAATGGGTAGCCGCTTCCGTTTACCTATGCTTAATTAG
- the hisIE gene encoding bifunctional phosphoribosyl-AMP cyclohydrolase/phosphoribosyl-ATP diphosphatase HisIE, which yields MSSNPELNSFAQAIPLDKIRYDERGLVPAIVQDYLDGTVLMLAWMNRESLQKTLETGETWFWSRSRTELWHKGATSGHIQKVRSLRYDCDSDAILISAEQIGDIACHTGERSCFHREDGQIVPPPADTLSQLFAIISDRRDNPQEGSYTCKLLAGGDNKILKKIGEESAEVVMAFKDDEPDAIAGEVADLLYHTLVALAHHHVDLKDVYRKLQQRRR from the coding sequence ATGTCCTCCAATCCAGAATTAAATTCTTTTGCTCAAGCTATTCCGCTGGACAAAATTCGCTATGACGAACGCGGATTAGTACCAGCCATCGTCCAGGACTATTTAGACGGTACGGTGTTGATGTTGGCGTGGATGAATCGCGAGTCGTTGCAAAAAACTTTGGAGACTGGCGAGACTTGGTTTTGGAGTCGTTCCCGTACAGAACTATGGCATAAAGGAGCGACATCAGGACACATCCAAAAAGTGCGATCGCTCCGTTACGATTGCGATAGCGATGCAATTCTCATCAGTGCCGAACAAATCGGTGATATTGCTTGCCATACAGGGGAACGGAGTTGTTTTCACCGCGAAGATGGACAGATTGTTCCACCACCAGCAGACACTCTGTCTCAATTATTTGCCATCATTAGCGATCGCCGCGATAATCCTCAAGAAGGTTCTTACACTTGCAAGCTCTTAGCAGGGGGAGACAATAAAATTTTAAAGAAAATTGGCGAGGAGTCGGCTGAGGTAGTGATGGCATTTAAAGACGACGAACCAGATGCGATCGCGGGGGAAGTAGCAGATTTGCTATACCATACTTTAGTCGCCCTAGCACATCACCACGTTGATTTGAAAGACGTTTACCGCAAACTCCAACAGCGCCGCCGCTAA
- a CDS encoding UbiD family decarboxylase, with amino-acid sequence MRNLRGFIKLLEERGQLRRITALVDPDLEIAEISNRMLQQGGPGLLFENVKGSPHPVAVNLMGTVERICWAMNMQTPQELEELGKKLSMLQQPKPPKKISQAVEFGKVLFDVVKAKPGRDFFPACQQVVIQGDELDLNKLPLIRPYPGDAGKIITLGLVITKDCETGTPNVGVYRLQLQSRNTMTVHWLSVRGGARHLRKAAEKGKKLEIAIALGVDPLIIMAAATPIPVDLSEWLFAGLYSGSGVNLAKCKTVDLEVPADSEFVLEGTITSGEVLPDGPFGDHMGYYGGLEDSPLVRFHCMTHRQDPIYLTTFSGRPPKEEAMMAIALNRIYTPILRQQVSEIVDFFLPMEALSYKAAIISIDKAYPGQARRAALAFWSALPQFTYTKFVIVVDKDINIRDPRQVVWAISSKVDPTRDVFILPNTPFDSLDFASEKIGLGGRMGIDATTKIPPETEHEWGAPLESDPNVAAMVERRWSEYGLADLQLGEVDPNLFGYDMR; translated from the coding sequence ATGAGAAATTTGCGGGGATTCATCAAACTTCTAGAAGAAAGAGGACAATTGCGGCGAATTACCGCATTAGTCGATCCCGATTTAGAAATTGCCGAGATTTCTAACCGGATGTTACAACAAGGTGGTCCTGGTTTATTGTTCGAGAACGTCAAAGGTTCGCCCCATCCCGTAGCAGTTAACTTGATGGGGACGGTAGAAAGGATCTGCTGGGCGATGAACATGCAGACACCCCAAGAATTAGAAGAACTGGGGAAAAAGCTGAGTATGCTGCAACAGCCAAAACCACCGAAGAAGATTTCTCAAGCGGTAGAATTTGGCAAGGTGTTATTTGATGTTGTCAAAGCCAAACCAGGAAGAGACTTTTTTCCCGCTTGTCAGCAAGTCGTGATTCAAGGCGACGAACTCGATTTAAATAAACTTCCCCTAATCCGTCCCTATCCAGGGGATGCAGGCAAAATTATCACGCTGGGTTTAGTCATTACCAAAGATTGCGAGACAGGTACGCCTAACGTCGGCGTGTATCGCTTACAACTACAATCGCGTAACACGATGACCGTACATTGGTTATCGGTACGGGGTGGGGCAAGACATTTGCGTAAAGCCGCAGAAAAAGGTAAGAAATTAGAAATTGCGATCGCCCTTGGTGTAGATCCTTTAATTATCATGGCGGCGGCTACTCCTATCCCTGTCGATTTATCAGAATGGCTGTTCGCCGGACTTTATAGCGGTTCTGGAGTGAACTTAGCAAAGTGCAAAACCGTAGATTTAGAAGTTCCCGCCGACTCCGAATTTGTCTTAGAAGGAACCATTACCTCAGGGGAAGTTTTACCCGATGGTCCTTTCGGCGATCATATGGGTTATTACGGTGGATTGGAAGATTCGCCCTTGGTGCGTTTCCACTGCATGACTCACCGCCAAGATCCAATTTATTTGACCACATTTAGCGGTCGTCCGCCAAAAGAAGAAGCAATGATGGCGATCGCGCTCAATCGGATCTATACTCCTATTCTGCGGCAACAAGTTTCTGAAATTGTCGATTTCTTCCTCCCAATGGAAGCTTTAAGCTACAAAGCCGCGATTATCTCCATTGATAAAGCTTACCCTGGGCAAGCGCGGCGGGCAGCTCTAGCTTTTTGGAGTGCCTTACCTCAATTCACTTATACTAAATTCGTGATTGTGGTGGATAAGGACATCAATATTCGCGATCCGCGTCAGGTAGTATGGGCAATTAGTTCTAAAGTTGACCCTACCAGAGATGTGTTTATTTTGCCCAATACACCCTTCGATAGCCTCGATTTCGCCAGCGAGAAAATTGGTTTAGGCGGACGCATGGGAATTGATGCAACTACCAAAATTCCCCCTGAAACAGAACATGAATGGGGCGCACCTTTAGAATCCGATCCTAATGTAGCAGCAATGGTAGAAAGGCGTTGGAGTGAATATGGTTTGGCAGATTTGCAACTAGGAGAAGTCGATCCAAATTTGTTCGGTTACGATATGCGTTAA
- a CDS encoding allophycocyanin subunit alpha-B translates to MSVVSQVILKADDELRYPSAGELENIKNFLQTGIQRMRIAATLAENEKKIVQEASKKLWQKRPDFIAPGGNAYGERQRALCLRDYGWYLRLITYGVLAGDKEPIEKIGLVGVREMYNSLGVPVPGMVESIRCLKNASLSLLSAEEAAEAAPYFDYIIQAMS, encoded by the coding sequence ATGAGTGTAGTAAGCCAAGTTATTCTCAAAGCCGATGATGAGCTGCGCTATCCCAGCGCTGGCGAACTCGAAAACATTAAAAACTTTTTGCAAACAGGCATACAGCGGATGCGCATCGCCGCAACCCTAGCCGAAAACGAAAAGAAAATCGTTCAGGAAGCAAGTAAAAAACTGTGGCAAAAACGTCCTGACTTTATCGCCCCTGGTGGAAATGCCTATGGCGAACGTCAGCGGGCGCTGTGTTTGCGGGACTACGGCTGGTATCTGCGTCTAATTACTTATGGCGTGCTAGCTGGGGATAAAGAGCCGATTGAAAAGATCGGTTTGGTCGGTGTCAGAGAAATGTATAATTCTCTGGGCGTTCCCGTTCCTGGTATGGTTGAGTCAATTCGCTGTTTGAAGAATGCTTCTTTGTCTCTATTGAGTGCGGAAGAAGCAGCAGAAGCAGCACCTTATTTTGACTATATCATTCAGGCGATGTCATAG
- a CDS encoding type II toxin-antitoxin system HicB family antitoxin, producing MLIKYIETAMHQATYELLEDGTFYGRIPDCQGVWANAETLEACRDELQEVLEGWILLGLQLGHQLPVLDDIDLSFKKEAA from the coding sequence ATGCTGATAAAATATATTGAAACTGCAATGCATCAAGCAACATATGAGTTGCTAGAAGATGGAACTTTTTACGGTAGAATTCCTGATTGTCAAGGTGTGTGGGCAAATGCAGAAACTCTAGAAGCTTGCCGAGACGAGCTACAAGAGGTTTTAGAAGGCTGGATTCTTTTGGGGTTACAGCTTGGACATCAGCTTCCCGTGCTAGATGATATCGATCTTTCTTTTAAAAAGGAAGCTGCTTGA
- the rlmD gene encoding 23S rRNA (uracil(1939)-C(5))-methyltransferase RlmD encodes MSVTRGQNLQNMIDRTPDRWQQGDLVEVTITDLNDSGDGVGRVNSRVVFIPDTTPGDRAKVRLVRVKPQYAYGKLQELLESSSDRIRPRCIVADKCGGCQWQHIAYEHQLEAKRHQVIQTLERIGSFVNPPVDAVLTGNADLGYRNKATYPVGKSATGQIQAGYYQKGSHQLINLNQCPVQDPRLNPLLAEVKQDIQQRGWRVYDEKHHRGQVRHLALRIGRRTGEMLLTLVVKDWDLPGIEAQAQEWLDRYPQLVGVSLNRQSDRTNVIFGSETRCIAGHPYLLEIFADLKFHVLPDTFFQVYTEAAEALLQEITQHLNLQGDEILVDAYCGIGTLTLPLAQKVQQAIGLEVQSAAVEQAQNNARLNQITNTTFQVGEVEKLLPQLETTPDIVLLDPPRQGCDRAVIETLLQTQPQRIVYVSCKAATLARDLKLLCQNGKYRLTRVQPADFFPQTAHVECAAFLERESGV; translated from the coding sequence ATGTCTGTTACAAGGGGACAAAATTTACAAAACATGATCGATCGCACTCCCGACCGCTGGCAACAGGGCGACTTAGTAGAAGTAACCATTACCGACTTAAATGATAGTGGTGATGGGGTGGGGCGTGTCAACAGTAGGGTTGTTTTCATTCCCGATACGACCCCAGGCGATCGCGCTAAGGTGCGTTTGGTGCGTGTCAAGCCGCAATACGCCTACGGTAAACTCCAAGAACTCCTCGAATCTTCTAGCGATCGCATTCGTCCGCGCTGCATCGTAGCTGATAAATGCGGCGGCTGTCAGTGGCAGCATATCGCCTACGAACATCAACTGGAAGCCAAGCGCCATCAAGTTATCCAGACATTAGAACGAATTGGCAGCTTTGTTAATCCCCCTGTCGATGCTGTTTTAACAGGGAATGCCGATCTCGGTTATCGTAACAAAGCTACATATCCCGTGGGAAAATCGGCTACAGGACAAATCCAAGCAGGCTACTACCAAAAAGGCAGCCATCAGTTAATTAACCTAAATCAATGCCCCGTCCAAGATCCTCGCCTCAACCCTCTGCTAGCAGAAGTCAAACAAGACATTCAACAGCGGGGATGGCGGGTATATGACGAAAAACACCACAGAGGACAAGTACGCCATTTAGCCTTACGAATTGGTCGCCGTACAGGAGAAATGCTGCTAACTCTGGTAGTAAAAGATTGGGACTTACCTGGAATTGAAGCCCAGGCGCAGGAATGGTTAGACAGGTATCCGCAGCTAGTCGGAGTCTCGTTAAATCGCCAAAGCGATCGCACCAACGTTATTTTTGGCAGTGAAACCCGATGTATTGCCGGACACCCGTATCTACTAGAAATTTTTGCGGATTTAAAGTTTCATGTGCTACCCGATACATTCTTTCAAGTGTATACGGAGGCGGCTGAAGCCCTGTTGCAGGAAATTACTCAACACCTGAATTTACAAGGTGACGAAATCTTAGTAGATGCATACTGCGGCATTGGCACGTTAACCTTACCGCTAGCCCAAAAAGTGCAACAAGCAATCGGTTTAGAAGTTCAATCCGCCGCCGTTGAACAAGCCCAAAACAACGCCCGACTCAACCAGATTACCAACACCACATTTCAAGTCGGAGAAGTCGAAAAACTGCTTCCCCAACTCGAAACCACTCCAGATATTGTACTGCTCGATCCACCCCGCCAAGGATGCGATCGCGCCGTCATCGAAACCCTGCTGCAAACCCAGCCGCAGCGGATCGTCTACGTCAGTTGTAAAGCCGCCACCCTTGCCCGCGATTTAAAATTACTCTGTCAAAATGGCAAATACCGCCTTACCAGAGTCCAACCAGCCGACTTTTTCCCCCAAACCGCCCATGTGGAGTGTGCAGCCTTCTTGGAGAGGGAGAGTGGGGTGTAG
- a CDS encoding type II toxin-antitoxin system death-on-curing family toxin: MQNPEFLELNDILIIHQILLEQFGGLPGIRDEGLLEFAIFQPKATFFGELLHPTIHVQAAAYLYHIAKNHPFLDGNKRTAFGAMEAFLRLNGCNLSFSDEQAYQIVLQVAQGEISKEELTLLLKQHIKPQ; this comes from the coding sequence TTGCAGAATCCTGAATTTTTAGAACTAAATGATATTTTGATTATTCACCAAATTTTACTCGAACAGTTTGGTGGTCTGCCTGGTATCAGAGATGAAGGCTTACTTGAATTTGCCATCTTCCAACCAAAAGCAACTTTCTTTGGTGAGTTACTGCATCCTACGATTCACGTACAAGCAGCTGCTTATCTCTATCATATTGCCAAAAATCATCCATTTCTAGATGGCAATAAGCGTACTGCTTTTGGTGCAATGGAAGCGTTTTTGCGTTTAAATGGCTGCAATTTAAGCTTTTCTGATGAGCAAGCCTACCAAATAGTACTACAAGTAGCTCAAGGTGAAATTAGTAAGGAAGAACTTACCTTACTATTAAAACAACACATAAAGCCACAGTAA